The following nucleotide sequence is from Anopheles stephensi strain Indian chromosome 3, UCI_ANSTEP_V1.0, whole genome shotgun sequence.
GTGCTTGCTCGCTTTCGGCACAGTGCAAAGTGTCACCGTGTAGATGTGAAGTGATTAAATTGATAAGTTTTCAGCTGTTTTGTGTGAAATTTCCTATTTTGAACATAGCACAGCTGATGTACAATAGTGTGGCAGGCATGGAGCAGCATGTCAGGTATGGTGGCCATAAGTGAATTTCTCCCACTTTCTTTGTCTCCCATGCACATCCACAAGTGTGCCCAGCTGCAAATGTAGCCGACCCACGATGGACATTGTGTTGTGCTGGTGTGATTGCAACAATAATAACACAGCTGAAACCGTTTTTCGAAGCAAATTCACATTCCGTTTGTGAAGTATGTGTCACATGGCAGCGAgcactcgctctctccctgTCTCTCTCACGCGTCATGCTGTTGTGTAtaggtgtgcgtgcgtgcgatgCACCGATAGTGCATCCAACACTGGGGTCGATATTATTGTGTTCTAATGCATCCGTAGGCACGCGTGTATGCTGGCTAAATATCCTACAGCACCGCGAAAAAGGTGTAGTCCCTTTGAGCAACCGTTTCAATACATATAGCGGGCTAGGGGGCGATACCCTACTGTAGTGACACGTGGTGTACAGAAGGATGCCCACGATAACACGGTGTCAGTGTCCAGTATCGCTGAGCTTTTAAAAGAAGGCGAGAAAGGAATATTGTTTATAATATGGAAACAAtagaaagaataaaaatgtaatGCTTCATTAAAAGACTAATTCTGTAATTGTTCCTCTCTTTTACACAGACACAAACGAACGCTGTCACCACTGTGCAGGTTGTCAATAACAACGTGATGTCGTACCAGCAGCAGACAATAAACGGTCCATCGACAATCGTGAAACCGAACCCGATTGCGGGTTTACCGATCGCCAACACCACCGTAGTAATGCCGACCGGTTCCTCCGGCACGATCGGTGATCTGAAGCTTATTGCTGCCACAACATCGACCGCCGCCTTGAAGATGTATCGCCCAATCGCACCGAAACCCACGTCCGccgccatgatgatgatgaccaacaccaccaccgccaccgccctTCCGCCGACAGCAACCACGGCGCCCTCGATCTTGTTATCGCCAGCGGTCCCAATCAGTCCTACGACGGTTCCGATGATGCCGGGTGCTGTACCACCACTGTCAACAACAACCGTTTCGAACGGTGTGCCGACAATGGTTATTCCGGGAGTTGTCAAATCGACCCTTATCCCGTCAAACTACGAACAACAACCGCCTGGACAACCGCAACCAGCGTTGTACGCTGGCGGTTCTAAACTTGTGCTTCCTTCGGGCACTACCATCAAGGTGACGCAGCACGGCGGCGGAGGTGCCTTTGCTCAGCAGCAACCCCAAGTGCAGTCATCCACGGCGATGGCAGTCGCGACCACGGCCGGCAATTCCCAGCTGCTGCACACAATCGTTCACACACCCGCGCTTGGTACAATTTCCTTCGCGAAGCCACCCCAATCACCGCAACAACCCGCCACCAAGGTGTTGTTGAATGCTAAGCTTCCGATGACCACCTCCAGCACGACCACCTCTCCATCGTCTTCATCGTCATCGGCAGGTCCAACTGTTCCTGTCAATATTCCACCACTGTACGTGCCCCCAAACAAGGCATCGATTGCTACTGCAACGGTAGCAAAGCCCATTACCATACCGATGTCACCAGTTGCGTCCGGAACATTCACAAAGCTGGCTGATGTAGAAACGCAGCGTGTAATGATAACAGGGCCACCAATAAccgtcggcagcagcagcaccaccagcaccagcatcatcaacaacaacaacagcgtaATCAAGCGCCGTCTGTCGGCAGGGATTGCGAAGGCAAATGCGGCCACGATAGAGCAGCAAGAGGTGCGAAAACCGATCAAAGCATTTCCTATTCCGGTACTGAGTTCGTTCCCAACAGCCGCCAATCCTGTTcagtaccagcagcaccaacaccaaccgCCGGAGCAAACATCCAATTCCATTTTGATTAAAGATCGTACAGTGCTGCTTTCGGCGAATGCTCGTGCATTGGTGGAACAGTGcggcaaaaaggaaaatgtaaaTCTATCGCTGCAGTTGGAAAACGAACCACCGGCAACCGTTGCTGTCGCGGAAGACGACGAGTCGTCCAACGATGGTTCCATGCTGGTGATGGACCTGGGCGAAAGTAATGCACCCGAGGTGGCGGCGGCGGGTTCGGCGGTGATCCCGGGCGAGAAAAACACTCTGTTTAGCCAAGGTATGGAACGGGCGGCAATTATTGCGCATGCAAATGGCGAAAGCTTAGTGCAGGTCGATAACGATCACGAACCACACCGAATCGAGCAGCTGGATGATGAATCAAACGGCTCGGACATGGTGGGAAGCCAACAGCAGGTCATTGAAGGAAACTGTTCTTACCCCCTGGAAGTGCCTAAAACGCCGGAAAGAAGGAAGCCAGCAAAGCGTTCCAGCTGTGAACCGGATGGCGATTCGAGGTCGTCTTCCACCAACGTAAGCCCCCGGTTGGAGAAGCGTTCCTCTTCCGAGCATCTCCAGTCGAAGGTAAAATCGGGCTTACCGGGCACGGCTACCGAATCGAAGCAAAGTCCTCTGCGGAGACGGTTTTCGGAGTTTGCGGCAGTTGTGACAACATCGGCCGGAGTTACGATACCGTTTACGGATGAGAATTACTTTATACCGCTACCTTCCCACGTTCGCAAGATTGAGGCGCGTGCGGCCCGCGATCGGGACATAAAATCGACTGCTAGCGTGGCACACGAAGCAGCGGCACCATTACCACCATCAAACCTTTCATTGCTGTGCAATGAAAAAATCGATCTACCGAAACAGCTCGAGGAAGTGCTGAAGAAGCGGCCCTTTACCGCGAAGCAGGTAAAAGCTGCGAGCAGAAAAATGTCCCCCACTGACCCGGCCAACGAACAGGAACaccacgagcagcagcagcagcaggtggtgGTCGCGTTAGACCAGGAAATTCGTCGCAAAAAGCAACGGTTGGCAAAGGAAAGCAGTGTGGAGCGCAGCACCAACAGTCGATCCACATCGATGTCGTCCGACAGCAACGTGATGCCGGCGTCGGCTGGCAAGCCAGCACGGAGCAATGTCCCGTCGGAACCATCGGGCAAAAAGCATGCCGGTTCGAAAACGCAGAGCAAAAAATCGtccacagctgctgctgctgctgctgctgcccaagTGACACCGTCCGAATCGTCCACCAGCGTGCTGGATGACAGTGGTATCGTGTCGGACACCTCGACGGTTGCCGACCATCTGCGGTGGTACGATGGTATCGGTTTTCTGAGCGAAAGCACGATGCACTTTGAGTTTAACAAGTTCGGCATCGTGCAGCCGCTTTCGGACGAAGCGTACGATCAGCACCGCATTACGGACGTGTATCGAGAGCTGCAGCTCCCGATTAAAGAGCGACCGGTGCATAAACGCACCACCGCCGCGCACGAAGCGCACGACATGTACAAGTGTGAGGTGTGCGAGGGCCGTGGCCGAGCGGCCGACTTTGTAACGCCAGACTTTTGCAGCATTCGCTGCGTTCAGCAATGCAGCAAATCCGCTTTGCGCGACTACATCCTCAACTCAACGCACGCGCTGCAGTGTAACAATTTGCTAAGGGAGCTGAAGGTGCAAATTCCCAAGGAGGAACCAAAGGAGGATGAGGGTGAGGAAGAAGAGGCAACGGATCAGCAGGCACGGTCCAAGAGGAAGCAATCGGTGAAGAAAAATGTAACGAAAACGCCACCATCCTCACACAACACGACGGCTTCATCCACCAGCGACGATGATTCGATGAGCTCGCTGAGCCTTAACTCGAGCGCTTTTCTTAAGCGGCAAGCGTTACGCGAATTGCTACCGCCCACGCTTGAGGATACTCCTCCCGCACCGCTGAGACGAGCGGCCGTACCGCAAACATCTCCTCCGACCGACGGTACCGAGGAGACGGAATTCAATTGGCAGCAGTATCTGCAGAAGATAGGTGCCCAACCGGCACCGATGTATCTGTTCGGGCCGAGACCGTTCCCACTGGCTGGGGCTAGCGGGCCGGTCGAGAACATGTTCCGCGTTGGCATGAAGCTGGAAGCGATCGATCCGGAGAACAGTTCCCTGTTCTGCGTTTGTACGGTGGTCGAGGTGCGTGGCTATCGCTTGAAGCTACACTTTGACGGTTACCCGGCCGACTACGACTTCTGGGTGAACGCGAACTCCGCTGACATTTTTCCACCGGGTTGGTGTCGGAGTACGAACCGCACGCTGCAACCACCGGCCAGCTTCATCGGGCAAGCGTTCAGCTGGGCGAATTATCTGCGCGAAACGAACGGTCTCGTGCCAGACAAGGAACTCTTTGCCCATCTTAATCAAAAGGTAACAACGCTAAAGAGCTTGTGGACGGTGGCGGGCGTATAGGAGAACGATGTTTTGATATTACTTTGTGTACCTTGTACCTGTGTGTTTCATTGCAGAGCGATAGAAACAAGTTCGAGGTTGGTATGGCGATCGAGGCGGACGATCTGAAAAAGTCGGGCAAAGTGTGCGTCGCTACGGTTGCGGACAAAATGGGCGACCGGGTACTGATACACTTTGACGGCTGGGACAACCGGTACGATTACTGGGTGAGCATTTACTCCAACTACATCCATCCGGTGAACTGGCACAAGGAGAACAACGATAAAATCACGGCACCACCTGGTAAGTTGAGGATTTTCCATTATTTAAATCACTCCATCTTCTCTTCTGGCcctcagggggggggggggggggggggacatgAAGGGATCTTAACGCCTTCTCTCGATCAGGGCGATCAGCTGATCAGAGATGTTTCTGGTTTTAAGCTACATCTCCGTTCTGATCAGTATTCATTCCAGTCTTAAATTGTACCATCCTCCACACACCTCTTTTCAGATTGGAACAAACCGTTCGATTGGGAAAAGTACATCCGCTATAAATCCCGCACCAATCTCGGCTCTACCAAAAAGGCACTAAAGTCGCTGTTTAAGACGCGCCCGCCAGTACCCTTCAAACCCGGCCAACGGCTCGAGGTGGTCGATCGGAAGCAGCCAAAGTTGATACGTCCAGCGAAAGTCGTCGCGACGGACGGGTACGAGGTGAGCCTTTGCTTCGAAGGTTGGCCACGGGAGTATGAGTTCTGGATTGAGGACGACAGTACGGATCTGCATCCGGTCAATTGGTGTGCCCGAACGAAACATCCGCTGGAACCACCGCCAAGTACGtcgagcaacagcaacaaaagaaaaatcaaaaagcGAGCTTCAGAAGCCCCGGATtgttttaattgtgattttttttttctaatatttCCACCAGACTTTCTGCTCACAACCTGCACGTACGATGGCACCTGCGACCTAAAGTTCTGTCTGAGCAGGGGCAACAGCAAGTATCCGCAGAAAAAGTTCCACGACCGTTCGGCTGAATGTCCGTACAAGCGGGCCAACTGGATGAGTGAAGACCGCAAACCGCTCCGCATTAGCCATGAGTATGTGTGAAGCTTTGCATTTATGTTATTGCAGCATCTCAACTAACACACATGAATCTTCTTGCAGCCAAGTGCACAAACACAACTACAAGGAGACGCAGCCCGCCGCAGAAGACGACTGTCAGAGCTTAACTGCAAAGCTCGAGCCACAGTGTGGCAGCCGGACCAAGAGTGGCGGCGCCACGGCGGCCAAGCTAGAGGAGCTAAAGAGACTTCCCAGCACCGCTTCCAGCACACCCGCACAGCTCATCCCAACCAAGCGCATTAAGCAAGAGACGGAAGAGCTGCTCAGCACCGCTACCTCGACCGCTACCGGCAGCACACCAACGCCACCACCGTCCCGCGATCCTTCCAAGGAGCGTGTTGTGCGGACAAAGGAAGCCGAAGAACGTCCGGTCGCTGGTAGCAGTGCAGCTGCTACCATTAACCTTTCGAACAATGAATCGATCCGGCTCGCCCGTCCCGTCATCGAGGAGTATGGCCCACGGTTAATGCATTCGTACGAAATTTGGCAACGGCATTCGCGCTACCTCGATGAATGCACCGAACAGACTGGGGCGCTGCGCAAAAATCCTCTCCACTGGACCACGGACGAGATGGCGCGATACATTGAGCAGCTGCCCGGTTGCGCGGAGTACGCCAGCAAGATACGGCACGAAGAAATCACGGGCCGTTCGTTCCTGAGCTTTACGCAGGCCGATCTGATCGACTACCTGGGCGTGAAGATTGGACCGGCCATTAAGATCTACAATCGCATCATACGACTGCGCCAGCTCGTTACAACCAAGTTCATTCAGCTGTAGAGCTGGGAGGATAGCTGGGTCGGGAAGAGGTCGCCGTCCATTCGCTGTGGAGAAGAACGGTCTTTAGGTGTGTATATTTGTGTGATACCCTTTTTGCTAATTACCTTAGGACCTGCTGGTCACAGTTGTTTTGCACACAACCGTTAAAGTGCATTTGCAATAATACCGTTCTGTGGAGTTGAGTTGGCTCAGTAAGCGTGAAGTTCCAATGAAAACCCGGTTCAAGAATTGATCCTCTATATTTAGTATTTCGAAATTCATTCGTCACTCTTTTATTCATTACCTATTACCTGCGTAATCCCAATATAAGCTTATTCGTCCTGTAAGTAGCGTAGCGTcacaaaaatcgaaaacaaacgtAATATTACATTTtagctattttattttttattcttttccgGGGAGAATGTGGATGTTGTGTGGAACATTTTtaaccactaccaccaccgaccaaaccaaccaatctTTGGAGTCTTGAGCTGTAGTATAGGTATTTAGCGTATGCGGGGATGCGATCTTAGTTTCAACCAGATTACAGATTTACACTTATGCTACGTTAAGCTAGCACCGCTACACTAGGGTTACGAGCTGTGCCCCCGGGATTGTATATAAGAGATGAGCTATACAAACAGATTATTACTCTAGATGCTTAGTTTAagagttttattatttaaataaaatgtttcatcGCATTTCATTGCTTAGCGAGGGTTAGTGAGAACAGTAGTGGTGGAATCAAGCGTTCGAAAGCAAATCGTCACCATTTTGGGACCCGGAATGCTAAACCGACGGGCTAGCTTCATGAGACCCATTTTACGACCCGGTCTGTAAATATTCTTTCCCCATGACAGCAAACCAATATTTAAGTACAGAAGATTTTGACCCGATGATGAACGCGCACTCTGGtgaccacacaccacaccccacacacacagtgcacaGATCACCCGGGCCGCTAAGCGTTGATATTTTATTAGCTAAAACTTATCCACTCAAGTGACACACATTTACATGTTGTTAAGATCTAtgcaccgacgacgacgacgacgacttcCGGACGAACGGGTTCGCTCGCCGTTTGCGAGACTCTCGCTAGCGATGTCGCACCTTCTTGTTCGAGCTGCCCTTCTTCATTGAACCGATAGTACTCGCCTTGTGTTTGGCGGTGCTGCTAGGCGTGCTGCTACTGTTCGTGGCCGCTTCCTTCGCTAGCCCGGAAGCGGCATTGTTCGACTCCTTGGCGGTGGGTGAAGACGCACGGTTCAGCAAACCAGCCGCAGAACCGGAGGACGATTTGTCTACGGCATTGGCCTTCGACTGGTTGGCTAGCGCTTTGCTGACGGAATTTTTCAGCGGTCCATCCGTTCCCGCCGCGGCCGAGCCTGCCACCGCGACCGGTGTGGATGGTTCGCGATTGCCGGCGGTGGAGGAATGGTTGACGGTCGTGTGTGTACCACCGGCCTGGTTGTCGCTCGAGTCGTCGTTCGTCATCGAGTCGGATTCGGAGTTACGCTCGTGCTTGGTGTCACTCGTATCCACCAGCCCACTGACGGcctgaaggaaaaaaaggaaattgaaaGTTGTTTGAGCATATCACGGTGCGGTATGGTGTATGGTGGCATAGATTAGACAAAGGATCTCTTCTCACCGCCATCGAGGTGATGGAGGACTTGGAAAAGAGTCGCTCCGCTTCCTTAAACTTCCGGTTCCGTTTGTCCGCCTTCGaattggtggttttgtttgtggtcAGGTAGCGATCCCAGCCGCGTATGATGTTTCCGTACAGTTGCGTATCTTCCAGATAGGAACCCTCGAACGCATAAATTTGCCGCTCCAGATTGGCAAGCGTATCCTGGGGAAGTAAAGGTGAGTAAATTAATCGTGCTCCTCCTTTAGCGACCGTTGTAAATGTTTCTATTCATCGGTAATCATGGCCAATGTGGTGTCCACCCCAGCGCTCGGGGTagtaaacaataacaaacccGCCACAACGCTTACCGAAATTTCTGCCTTCCGCTTTACGAGCTCGACCAGCTCCGTGCGGCTATCGATGCTGTTGGAAGATTTCGTCGACATCTTGGGCGCAGTTGAGCTTTCCGAATACACCGGGATACAGGGCAGGGGGTTGAAGATTTGCCGACCAGACCAGTACACAACGGCAAGCAATTTACGATCGATCTCTTCGATTGTTTCTGGACTCCACCTTCAGCGCGGACAATAAACAACAAGGAAGGCGCTTGGCATTTGACAGCAGTTTGACAGCTAACCTCTGTGTGTATACAGGGTGGGCGCCCGTTTGCGAGCAGTAGTTGGAAAGAGACGGCAATTGCGCGTTGTTCGCCGATACTCGATTAGTTCGTCGAATTCGAACGCGCTGGAGTGTGTACGATGAAGAAGAGGAAATACAAAAACCTACTGGTTTGAAGAGAAAGTAAAATTTTTCACCAGCTTGATGCTTTCTAGTTCTTTCTCTTTAGCCCATTGCTCAGCTGCGTTCTCAGATTGTCCGTCCCGAAAGCGATTTTTATCATAATCGATCAACTACAGCGTTCATCGATTTCATCGAAATTGTTTTCACTGGATAGAAATCCAGCTTAAGGGCTGCATATCGGGTTTAGCAGCTATTTTGATTAAGTTCTTTTGAATAATAGCAAGATTTAAATTTGGTAGGAGCAAATGAACAAAAATTTAGTTCTTGAAGTTGCAGCAATCGTCTCTTTCCCACGAATACTAGCCAACGTGAAATTGTTACTTGGGCCTCGTCTTCGGTGCTGcctgattttattatttttgtagaGATTCcattaaaagtttttaaatttgtgtaaaaatgattttcttcttcacaatATATTAATATGAAGCATATTTATAGCGGCATGTGTCATTCATTTCGTCCCGTGGACGACCCgctgtagtgtgtgtgtatgcatctCGCTGCTGCCGTTCTCTCGAAACGCGCTGGTAAGCTCGAACGGCCATATTTTCTTTCACTtcggataaaaataaaatgccatTTCACGCGAAATCGGCGTAACGGGCATGTGGAGTGGTGCGTAATTACGCTGGGCCAGAAAGAAAGTGTCGTTTTTACCATCAATTGTGTGTGagcttgtcccattcgttagCTGATTCTTCCCCATTATCGTCTCGACACACGGCAGTAGCAGGGTGCGTAGTAGAGTTTGCCAGAGTTCGCTGCGGAGGTGATTAAAATACTGTAAAATCTCGCGTACGTGTAGAAACGTGTACGTGCGTGCACTCTTGTACCCGAACGCGTGCATTACAGATTGTGCTGAAATTAAGTTCGATAGTTGGGTGTTCTTTTGATAGAAGAAAACTGGCGTGGAAAGCCAATCAATCGAGGAAAGACATCGTGCATGAAGGAAGTGAAACCCGTGGGGTAAAATTTCTTTCTTTGCTTCGTCGTTCATCGTGCTTTCCGTATGTGGTGATGACGACATGGTTGGTGCGCGATCGTTGGTGTGAGATGATGGTGGATCGCCTCCGTACGGTTGTACGGTGTCCCCACTACAATACACCACGGGCACACGGCCTGTGCGTGCGGGGTTCGTAGTGTTCGTGTGCCGTCGTGCGTTCACGTATGTGCCCGCCCGACTGTGGCAGTTTgtgcgtgcttgtgtgtgtgtgtgagtgtgtggcgGCGATTTGCAGCAACAACCATCGTACTCGGCAACCGTTGGCTGCTGTTTCAGTTGTCTTTCCGAGTGCATGGCTGACCGTTGCTAAGAACTAGAACCAGCTGCATTTTGTGTACGGTGCAGTAGGcgggtgtgcatgtgtgtgtgtgtgtgtgcgtacgctTTAAGAAAGTTGAATTTATTTCTTTCAACGCTTCTGGATACCCGGTGGAAGAAAGAACAAATTGTAAGAACAATTCACCAGAACCATTTTGTGCCAATCGAGCCGAGATAAAAAAGGAGTACGACGAGGGTGATGTTGcgcttttaccttttttttttaacggaaGGCAACCCCGTCGTCTGAtgctagcgtgtgtgtgtgtttgtgtgcgtgaatGTCGTTATGCTCTCGAAATGTAGGGAGGAgtagaagaaaagaaataaaaaaaatgcgtgCCTCCGTACTATGAACAACCCTTGGCTGTGTGTGGCTAATACCCTCTTCGCTGCTGGAGGAATGTAGTGTCGGCCCGTGCTGTGCTGCTGGGTCTCGGTGTTGTGGCTATATTGGTGCGAACAACGAACGTTgagttgtgtgttttgtgttccgTGACTGTACCCAATTCCTTCGCCGTCTATTCAGCACATCAGGagcagacacacaaaaaagcgatTGCAGTCACGGGAAAGGAACGGCCGATGGTGTTCTGTTCGTCGATTCGCGGTTTGCCCAAGTGTGTCTGCTTCGCTATATACGGCTTATATGTTGCGCTTCGTTTTTGTTCTAGAGAACggatcgtttttctttgcatGTGTCTTGAAGCATCCATTGCCAAGGTGTAAAAGTGTAGAGAAGTGCATTTTGGGTAGTCATTTATTATAAAGTAATTTCCTACAGGATcccagtagtagtagtgaaaGGCTGGTGTGATGCCTTGTCAATCCTCCCACTGCATTCCGGTCAGTCATGGCTGTGTCATCGTCTGTCGTAGTTTCCTGCCCGTTGGTCGGCACGTACCGGGTGGTAAAAAGGAAATGGCGTAGATAACTTTAATTCGCCTCACGCCGCGCGCCTGGTCGACAGGGCTCATTTAAAGGCATTTCCGTGTACTCATCGTCATCCTCCTCCGTTAATTGCCGTCGTcgacgaaaaaaagggatgggATGCATATATGCGTATCTcagcatcgtcatcatcgcacaccaccacacacagcaTGAGCACATTATCCCTGTGCTCTGCAAAGCAGGCAGTCTCGTAAAAAATGTAGCTAGGCGTCGATTTCGTGGTGTGTGTATTGTGAAAGGATATTTTCAGCGTAATTTAATCGCAGCGCACATCGCCCGTTCGGCGAAGGTCTGTTCTTCCATATTTCCCGAGAAACTTTGGTGGTTGTGTTCCAGCGCTAACAACGTTTTTATTGCCCCGTTCGAACCAACAGCATTGAACAAGGTTGAACATTTTATCCGCAACGTGGTGGTCATACATTTACATTTGTTCCATATCGCATGtgtgaaataattaaattgtgtCGTGTGCAGCTCGTTTGAAACTGTGTAATGGTGTGACGTGTTTACGCCAGATGCAaatagctgctgctgtgtggaAAGTTAAAACATTTTAGGCGAAAGACAAGTGCATTACGTTAATGTTTTACGCAccgcattttgtttttattattttaggTTTTTATGGAATCATCCCCTATTATTACTAATTTGCCTTTCTGGTGACTTCATGTTCTCTTCAGGATCGTTGTACGGCGGCTGGTGTGTTTACTAGGCTCGCGGTGTTCCGGTATACTTGGCGTGAAACGCATCTTCATCGTCCGTCGTAGTAGCGAGCGTAGAAACACACGTAAAGCCACGAAATACGATAGTGCGAacaagagatagagagagagtgagtgaacGTATGTGATTTCTCTGTCACGCTAAtacgagagaaagagagagagagaaagcgagaagGCTGATACGGTGGTGCTGTAAACGTAAAGTGTGCGCTCGTGTGTGTCGGTTCTGAATGTGGTTGTAGTGGTGCAGAGTGTGTACACTGTGTTTGTTCGAGACGGATCTTTTCCTGTGTCTCACTGTAGGCCGCAAGAAAAGTTTACAAAAACCGTTGAAACGACGGACGTAGTGTGGACTTGGGATcatcagtagcagcagcagcagcagcagtaccaatCAATCCTCAGCACAGCAACAATGGCGTGTGCAACGTTAAAACGTTCGCTTGACTGGGAAAGTCTAAACCAGCGGCCCACGAAACGGCGAAGATGTCATCCGTTCGGCAGCTCCAGCCAGAGCTCATCTGCCTCCGCCTCCTCTCCATCATCGTCGGCCTCATCTTCCACATCCGTTGCGGCGGCCGCGGCTGCCGCGTCGATGCGCGTCATGGAACCGAAACCGTCGCCTTTTGCAGAAGCCACCTGTTCCAAACTGACACCAGGTGAGTGTACATCCGGGACGAATTGGGGACGGCGGATGGGTTGTTTTCCGTCTCCTCCTTTTAGCCTACATCCATCAATGCGAGCAGAAGGTTTTAAGGtccaggaagaaaaaacatctTTTCCTAGGTCCTTGGAGAGGAGGACCCTTGAACACGCGATGCGTGGAACAAGAGAAATGTGTGGTGTCGCTAGAACGGAGTCAGAGTCTACGCATAATTGTATGCGAGGAgcctttttgctgttgtgtctCTTCCTGGCCACAATCGACCAACGAGTGTATGTGTGGAGAAAGGTCCTGATGGGAGTTTCTCACGACTTTTCCATCGACACGGGTTTATTCCGGGGAAAAAACAATACGCCTCCCATTCCCGGATGCATAAGCGGTCAATTGtgacgggggaaaaaaatcaaatgtcGCGTTTATATTTTCTCACACTCCAGGCTGTAGCAGCGTGCGATTCATTGTACGTGAATCCCTATAGTAGTGGACAACCACCGTATACACACCCCGAGCTGGAGTGAATTTTGACCCCAATGGCggcatatatatataaaagGGAGTTGCCCATCCGTAGCATGCAAGACGAGGATGGAAGCAGCCGTTCATGTCCTGTCGAGTCATGTATTgtgcatgctgctgctgctgcagccagTCTCAAACATGCCCTGCTTATCAATGCCCTCGGTCGGTGGTGTTGAACATTCTCccctttttcatttttgtccAATGCTTGTTTTCCGTTCGTGTCTCCTCCGGACGGCGGTGTGGGGTTTCTTTCGTTTTATGTGTCTGTGTTTCCAATGCATTATAAATGCATTGGCGTGTAatgattggaaggaaaaacgctTTTTAAGTAAAAGAAACTAACGACAACATGTCCTGGAGAACTTTTCCTGCAGGCAGGCCGACATTGGTTGCAGCtggaaaatatgttaatacAATCCTGAACAAAACAACCAGACTGGGTTATGTTTTTTGGCCTTCCTTGTACGACTGCCTATTTCACGACCaagttatgcttttttttgtacccGGCGCAGAACAACAAGTCCAGAGCTACGAGTGTCTGGTCGCAATGAAACTGTTTTCCTCTATCACCCCATCGTCGTTCGTAAATCATTTGGCACACAAATAGCCAGAAACAATTCCT
It contains:
- the LOC118513481 gene encoding uncharacterized protein LOC118513481 isoform X2 yields the protein MIPRGVHQFSVQQSHQTLLSPCHSLTQTNAVTTVQVVNNNVMSYQQQTINGPSTIVKPNPIAGLPIANTTVVMPTGSSGTIGDLKLIAATTSTAALKMYRPIAPKPTSAAMMMMTNTTTATALPPTATTAPSILLSPAVPISPTTVPMMPGAVPPLSTTTVSNGVPTMVIPGVVKSTLIPSNYEQQPPGQPQPALYAGGSKLVLPSGTTIKVTQHGGGGAFAQQQPQVQSSTAMAVATTAGNSQLLHTIVHTPALGTISFAKPPQSPQQPATKVLLNAKLPMTTSSTTTSPSSSSSSAGPTVPVNIPPLYVPPNKASIATATVAKPITIPMSPVASGTFTKLADVETQRVMITGPPITVGSSSTTSTSIINNNNSVIKRRLSAGIAKANAATIEQQEVRKPIKAFPIPVLSSFPTAANPVQYQQHQHQPPEQTSNSILIKDRTVLLSANARALVEQCGKKENVNLSLQLENEPPATVAVAEDDESSNDGSMLVMDLGESNAPEVAAAGSAVIPGEKNTLFSQGMERAAIIAHANGESLVQVDNDHEPHRIEQLDDESNGSDMVGSQQQVIEGNCSYPLEVPKTPERRKPAKRSSCEPDGDSRSSSTNVSPRLEKRSSSEHLQSKVKSGLPGTATESKQSPLRRRFSEFAAVVTTSAGVTIPFTDENYFIPLPSHVRKIEARAARDRDIKSTASVAHEAAAPLPPSNLSLLCNEKIDLPKQLEEVLKKRPFTAKQVKAASRKMSPTDPANEQEHHEQQQQQVVVALDQEIRRKKQRLAKESSVERSTNSRSTSMSSDSNVMPASAGKPARSNVPSEPSGKKHAGSKTQSKKSSTAAAAAAAAQVTPSESSTSVLDDSGIVSDTSTVADHLRWYDGIGFLSESTMHFEFNKFGIVQPLSDEAYDQHRITDVYRELQLPIKERPVHKRTTAAHEAHDMYKCEVCEGRGRAADFVTPDFCSIRCVQQCSKSALRDYILNSTHALQCNNLLRELKVQIPKEEPKEDEGEEEEATDQQARSKRKQSVKKNVTKTPPSSHNTTASSTSDDDSMSSLSLNSSAFLKRQALRELLPPTLEDTPPAPLRRAAVPQTSPPTDGTEETEFNWQQYLQKIGAQPAPMYLFGPRPFPLAGASGPVENMFRVGMKLEAIDPENSSLFCVCTVVEVRGYRLKLHFDGYPADYDFWVNANSADIFPPGWCRSTNRTLQPPASFIGQAFSWANYLRETNGLVPDKELFAHLNQKSDRNKFEVGMAIEADDLKKSGKVCVATVADKMGDRVLIHFDGWDNRYDYWVSIYSNYIHPVNWHKENNDKITAPPDWNKPFDWEKYIRYKSRTNLGSTKKALKSLFKTRPPVPFKPGQRLEVVDRKQPKLIRPAKVVATDGYEVSLCFEGWPREYEFWIEDDSTDLHPVNWCARTKHPLEPPPNFLLTTCTYDGTCDLKFCLSRGNSKYPQKKFHDRSAECPYKRANWMSEDRKPLRISHDQVHKHNYKETQPAAEDDCQSLTAKLEPQCGSRTKSGGATAAKLEELKRLPSTASSTPAQLIPTKRIKQETEELLSTATSTATGSTPTPPPSRDPSKERVVRTKEAEERPVAGSSAAATINLSNNESIRLARPVIEEYGPRLMHSYEIWQRHSRYLDECTEQTGALRKNPLHWTTDEMARYIEQLPGCAEYASKIRHEEITGRSFLSFTQADLIDYLGVKIGPAIKIYNRIIRLRQLVTTKFIQL